The region AATTGCCCCTCATTTGATTCGCACATGggttttctttccttcctttccCTGTCATTTGCTTCCAAATTGACTTATGCCCTATGTACTTGCCACCTAAGCCACTAATCCAGCACACCTTCTCAATTTCCAAGCACGCATAAATTTCCAAATGCaacctgatcaaaatgcttccgCAAAATCTGCTTTACTACCACAAACCTGCTATTTCAGGATCACAATTTAGCTTAGATAGTTTCACAATTCTAGTTTCGTTATTTGTACAAATTTCTATCCATGAAACTATTTTTTTCAACCCATTAGCtcttaaaaactacaaaaaacaACTAAACtaactaagatcataaaaacacaACAATTAGTTACAATAGCTaataataaactaacatcacccacgaTTTTTCCACATTTATAAGTTCAAAGGCAcaagaaataactctttattcaagagttatcacaccccaaaaGTTAAGACATTACTCGTTCTTGAATGATGAATCTCAAAAGATAACAAAAGACACACAAATTGatcaataaaagaaaaatgacaaCCAACATAGACAGACACAACAAGGGGGGATAAACTTGCTTTGCTAATGCCAAAAATGAGAAAACTATCGAGAATTTTATTGCTGGATTACAGAAACTTAAATTCACACTAACATAGGCTTTAAACCAAACTCTTCAAGTACTAATGTTGCTGTCAAAATATGAGTCAAGTGTTTCTCCCTTTGGTGCATGCATAGCTTTTCCCAAACATTTATTATCACCCAAATCAATCTAGACCGTGGTCCTAAagcttaaataatgtctccataagttacttagtgattccctccgtactaatgtagacaaacaccacaccaaagatcaataggattttatcaagcttgtaatgataggctagggtgaaggtaggataagagagattAATTTTTTACTGAAATAACCCTAAACACTTCAATCTTTCTAAGACCTAAATcaatgcacacattaatttccccaaagaacaccccacaacaaaatataactcttgtcactagcctttattactatcatacaaagaaaaaaactaaaacaaatctttcttttattttaagagtcgcacccccaaacttatttaccaACATACTTGATTGCTTCTTTTTTTGCTTGAATTTTTCtgaaatttatttttctttttcaaactttCCTTTGATGAAAGGGAGTGCacatcttaattttttttcttttgaattttttttcattttagattttctattttttttagaatgaagataaacaactagatggcaagagaacaagaaaaatgagaatacactctccccccaaacataaaatcaacattgtccccaatggtgaaaacaagcaaaagaagaaaatgaaagcGCTCACCCAATGCCTCTCACACTCTCCACTCCTCGCAACCCCCCAAAATACaacaacaaataaatcctataaagatcaaggtgctaaagGGTATACTGAAAATAGGTTATTATATGTAGCTAGGCTAATAAGTGGCTAAACAAGAAAATGACACTTAAGCTCAATAGGGAgactagggataaaaatgcaTAAAGGGTAGGCTTCAAAGGCTCGAACAGTCCACGGAGGGCCTAAATCATGTCATTGGTGTGGTGCtgcctaggatttcgcctcaaggaaaatcactaagtaattctagaaacttaagctctcacaagaatCTAATTCTTTCTAGGGTCGAAAAAATGTCTAATCAAGCTATGCACACACTAAAAAGAGAAACACTCTCATTAATCAATTGCTAGTAACATTTACACCTAAAGAATTTAAGTTTAAAACTTAAGAAGAGAGACATTCAGCTTCAACTCAAATTTATGATATTTTTGTAGTGTTTTCAAAATCGTCATCGAGCCCCCATAGGTAACACTGACAAATACATAGAACAACCTCAAAAGAATGATCAAACAACAAGACAAACAAAATTGTAAACAACAAGACAAAGATAGGAGCATGAACTAAACAATAGACTACTAAAATAAAACAACAGGACAAACCAAACCACAAAATAATGAAAAAACAAAAGTTGGGTAAAGGATACTGCCCGTGCCTATTCCTCGAATTTGCATCCGAAGGAGTAGGATCGTCGTGAACAACCAGAGTTGCCCACCTCTTCAAAATAGAACTGGGGAATGTAGAAATAGGCTTGGTGAAGTTTCGCTAAAGGGACTTGATTAACGCAACATCCCGCTACTTGGCATATTTCTAGTATGCTTGCTGTTGAGTATCAATGGACATCGTCTGCCCAAGAATTTGCTGCTGTTGATCAAGGATGTCTGTGAGTGTGGGAGCAATATGGGGTGCGGTGGATGGGCCACCTGTAGACACAGGCTCATGGTGCTGAACAAGAGTGAGGAAATCAATGTCACGACGCTCAAAAAGTACATCCTCACTTGTATCATAAGGAAACCTAACTCTAAGGCACAACTGAGTGAtgagagatgaaaagaataattTCCCCTTCTTCTTTTTGGAACAACTAACAATCTATCTAGTGATAATCTTACCCCATCGATACTTTGTTCGACAAACATGCAATACAATAAAAGCACCGCTCTTTGTACACCATAGTGTCATGTGTGGTAGGTAACAAACAACATTTAAGGAAATGCAAGCGCACACCAGCTTCAGGTAACACAGAGGTGTGCAATAATGTGTGAGCACCACTGGAAGAAATGCACCATTGAGCGCCTGTATATGCTACAAGTTGCAGTGCCTTGTTAAAATGTTCTGGTGTGGGGGCCACTACCATATCATTATAAAGAGCATACTCAAAAATTTTAAGCCTAAAATTAAAGTTAATAGCAGCACTAGAAAATGAAACAGTCTTGCCTCGCACTACCACTTCAGAATTCTCATAGGACGCAATATTGGCGTAAAATTCACGCACTAAAGGAATGATAGAAGGCTCAGGTTTTTGACCAAAAGATTCCCATTTGTGCTTCTCTATGATGTCACTGAGGTAGGCTAGCACCACAACAGAAGCAGACAAAAATCCTTTATCAGGGAGCAACTTCTTTTTATTAATGGATTCATATATCTCCTTGGGTTGATTAGAAGAAAATTTCTTAAATGCTACTGAAGGAACTGGATTTTTCTTGGTCTTAGGGGTCAGTACAGTAGCATGTTTCAGATTGGTCAAAATTTTCATGGTAGTGGTGGTCTTCTGTGGTTTGGCTGGCTTTTTGGACTTTTGGATGATTGTTTTCTTGGTTGATGGTTTGGTGGTCATGGTGGTGGGGTCATTGGCAGTGGCTAGTGAGGGTGATGGTGGCGGGGTAGAGTGTGCAATGGTGGATATCTTTTTGGATAGTTGTGGGGTAGAGGGCGGTTTGGATTTTATCTTTTTAGCTCTTGTTTTGGCGCCCATTGATTTGTGGAGTTATGGAAGTATTTGGGGATAATATTGGTAAGACTCTTACAAAGGACAAGTATACCAAAAGAAACACATAATCAAACAGTACAACTGGATTTACAACCTGTTCAACACATCCAATAGTTACCCCAACAGAAACGATAACAGTTCAGAAAAAACAAGCCCCACCACCGAACAATATCCACTGTAGATGCACAAATGAAAAGTAGCAAGGAAAAATAAAGGAAAGCAGTTACCCAAGGACGATCCCAGAAAATAGAGACGATGGGGTCACGTGACTGTGTTGGTTGGAGCTGAGCACTCACGGTGTAGGCAGAGAGTGAAACGCGCCTGGTGGTGGTGCCCATTAGGCACCCTCAAAGCTTGTTCAGAAGTGCCTGGGCTCAGTTTTGGTTGTGCAAAGGTACGGGTCGTCGGGGCTAGGCTCGAGGTAGGGCGACGGAAAGGGTGGCACAGGCAAAATCGCGCCTTGGAGTGGCACGCGAATGGAGTTGCGCCTGGGTGCTAGGTCTGGTGTGCTAGGTCGCGTCTGAAAAAGTTTAACGTCTGGGCTCTCGGAGTACAGGGGTCGAGGGGGTTGAGAAGGCAAGATGTAAGGGGGCAAGGGTGGGCAAAGGTGATGAAGATGATGATGGTgatggtttgatttttttttatgttggcTAGGGAAACTGACAGAGGCACAAACGGAAGGAATTAGGGCATTCCGGTTAGGGTATTGTCTTGAGTAGTTTGgggttattattttttttcttttccgaGCGAGACCATGCCCCACTGTGGCGATGTATTACAAGTCTCGCTGACTTGTGCATGCTCCAAATTGCAAAAATTTTGCTTCAACACAATTTTAGACGAAACCCCTCTATTTTTTAGAAATGAGACCAATTTTTGCTCCGTGTTTGCTGAAGCAAAAAGTTTGCAAAACCATCGGACCCAAAAATTACTTCCAAAACACCAATTTCTCACTTTTAAACCCCTGAAATACAAGAACAAACGTAACACCACTTCCAAAAACAACACTATCACATGAAATTAaactaaccaaaataaagaactAAAAGAACTTAGAAAAacaaatatctatattttttatatatatacttctGTCTTTGGGTTGTCTTGAAGATAGTGCCATAATCACTTCACAACCAAAAACAACAACTACTTTAAGGATCCTCCAAAGTGATAGAGGTCTTCTCCCAGTTGACTTCACTTCCCCAATAATGTATCAAATGCTGCCCATTCACTTTAAACTCCATCCAGGATTGATTTTCTCACCCTTCAACTAGTCCAAAGGGATAAACTTTCATCATGGTGAATGGGTCTGACCAACGggacttcaatttgccaggaaacaACTTCAAACACGAGTTAAAGAGCATCACTAGCTGCCTCTTCTCCAAGACTCAAGATTGAATTTTCTGGTCATTCAATCTCTTGCTTTCTCCTTATAAAGCTTAGCATTTTCATAGGAGAACAACCTCATCTCTTCTAACTCATTTAATTGATATTGACGAGCTTCTCCAGCAGCTTGGAGATCCATATTCAACTTCTTAGTGGCCCAATATGCCTTATGCTCCAACTCAAAGGGAAAATGGCAAGCTTTCCCAAAAACCAAACAATAAGGTGACATTCTCAAAGGGGTTTTGAAAGTCGTTCTATAGGCCCAAAGAGCATCTTCCAATCTTTGAGACCAATCTTTTCTGCTAGGATTCAACACTTTCTCTAGAATTCCCTTGATCTCTCTATTGGATATTTTCGCTTGACCATTTGTTTGTGGGTGGTAGGCTGTAGCAATCTTGTGTCACACACTATATTTAGCTAAGAGGGCAACCAAAATTTTGTTAACAAAGTGGGTACCCTCATCACTAATAAGATCTATTGGTGTACCAAAGGGAATAAACACGTGCTTATGTAAGAATTTTATCGCCACCTTAGCATCATTGGTGGGACTTGGTATTGCTTCAGCCCATTTTGATACATAATCTACAGCCAAAAAAATGTACAAGTTCCCAAAGGAAGGATGGAAAGGTCTCATaaagtcaatgccccaaacatcgaACAACTCCACTTGAAGAATGACATTCAATGGCATCTCATTTCATGATGAAATATTACCAACCCGCTAGCATCTATCACATATTTTAGAAAATTCATGAGCATCCTTGAAAATAGAAGGCCAATAATAACCCGATTGGAAAACTTTTGCAACAGTCCTCTGCCCACCAAAATGCCCTCCATAGGGACCTAAATGACAATGTTCAAGAATGTTGTGAACCTCCTCTTCCGGAACACAATGCCTCATCTTTTGATCTTAACATTGTTTATAAAGAAATGGTTCATCAAAACAATAAGACTTGACATCGTGAAAGAATTTTTTAAGTTGTTGACCCTTCAAATTTGGTGGATTCCTCCCACTCACCAAATAATTCACTGAAGTGTCCCATAATATTTAcatagctagctagatagtagtagtagctggtattagtttgtagtatgttagattctgtggattttggttcaagtcaggacgtagttggacactcatagcaacagttagggattttataagtttaacctatagtttaagaatattaattataacataaggtttgattaatattgctggttctagaaatatatttattataacctaaggaatagatagaattaataagagtatgacacttgtcataataatgtttattaaggatttaattattttttatgaatagtttaaataaaataaagatctagaagctctagaaccttccagcaactgttaggatcatattatgactcaatcaaagctaatttatcaattcaaaatatgttgaaaaagtgcaaacacgtgtttgatatatcaatgtatgccgatatattgcagctataggggccgatatatcgcgtACATAAGATACGAAAAAAACGTTGACTTTGCACGAACTATCGAACAgggctcgggaatatggggggaggcgatatatcgcctatagggggcgatatatcgcctccaactcttatttttgaaattttttattttaattttaaaaataggcttaaccacttagacctgcctttgaacgattttgaccgagttttgggtgtccgttgaacgaaaattcaaatctttttcattttatattcatttcattattcaaattaaaaggggttagtttcactccttgaactctataaataggccctagtactcatccatttcttcattcttgaagcagttttcagagcctccaagttgctagtgttactatagagagaaacacttgggtttttgggttaaaagctttatcattctaagcttttctaaacacttgggaattgaGATAGTGAGATTTtagtatcgaggtttagatcaattcataagatcaaccaaggtattcatatccttaagttcagttctttgttgtgctttagttttcttttattttatttcagaccctaactcttgtttatgattcttgattaggtgtttaagtttcttgaaacttaaagttcttttcggtaagtttcttcttgattgtttagttctcttttcatcttcattctttagaaatactcatgggtTTGCTATTgctttttaggagtgttccaatcccgttcttggtctcaaatatcccggttttcaataaggaaaataggatagattttatgtgtttatatgtttatgttatgatatgttttatgctatgatatgtatatgtataattgtGTTTTGTAgtcattgggcatatgacttccttagacagcaagccccaagaatttttattattttcttggtttagaattatgatttaccctaccttgattagtagacagaggagctagatgggttatcatatactaccatgtgatctaacctacctcgattagtagacagaggagctagatggtttatcacatgccatgttaatgagttaatgaccattaatattgtagtcctatatgatatatgtttttatagtcatatgttttatagtatatgaataagatatagtcttatgtttatgatttatgatatttgtagattttccttgccgggcattaggctcattcctttgtttttagcttgatgcagggaaatgatttatggaaggcagaaagattcatggcatcttggcttgtgtgttaaggatgaatggattgaatggactgtgtgacgatcgaggatgatgttgtttttaagtctttttatttatgtttttatgtatttcctcatttagtatttaaacaaattaaagttaggttttatgttttgtaaacaatgggatcccataccatatcacatgttattttatatttttttgtattgggacaaaattttgggttttaaataaagttatgttattcctaatgtatgtttcccaaattagtagctatgtctagtagttttaatggtccaagctcttagaaatagttgggtcattacagttggtatcagagagcaacgattcatatgcatgaagttctccttgatgcacacacacaagctccgaatctaaccgccaatgtaagtgtttatgtttattatgattatgtttatgtttatagctgatgttttagcccttatgtttttagttaagaatggatggagccttgacctatgaggatattcgagccattatggcattgaaaaggattaaaGAGCCAAGGAATACTGTAGGAGTGtcagaaagaatcactcagagattgattTTATTCcaaaaggagatagttcacctccaaactactaagcaaattatgatgagagctactgagcaatatgtcttagtaattaggctttttaaagattattcTTCTGTAATTTCagcattagaagaaatatgggagactatagatgatgaagaagatttaccagtagccatgagatattattttctcatacttaagttcacctctaagttggaatttcaattcacaaatgagcaaaaacatagaatttttatgaatcttccccgaggaaattttgaggcttaagataatgatgattatgaggaggtatatgatgatatgttagatgaagggtcagatgtagaagatcctgatttttaaaTTCACCTTAATtatgttagtttagtttatttatttattattattattgtacttagtgaaaacctttttccaaatgaatattattgttatttttgaatgacatgtatgatttgattttttttacaatcataaaaaataataaatttaataaataatgaccaagttcggtgagggtggatacaaatcactTAACCGAGTTCTATATTGAGtttttagggggccatagtagtgggaacgattatattgatcccagccctccctcaatacgGTTAACTTttgaacaacgatgagtttcgagtctgagaattaagtcatatagcaTGAATAGAAACAAacctagaaaataataaagatggctgattttctaagtataaaaacacaccctaattataaagaaggcgtacctaatttttttcataagaaatcataactaataggtctgagttatgtttgcttagactaggttttgccttagagcctattagggtaaattcTAACAcgctttttctcgactgttagaacttcgctgaagatgtcgcttagaAGGTCTACACGCACACCCGACAATGCCTCCAGCGCAGCTCATGacactaatgaagcccctccaatccgaagaaggggagcgcgtgctaccaATACTGCTGCTAATAGAAGTGCACCGCCGCCTCTGGTTGACAACACCGTTGAAATTGTccgactacgacaacaagtggaagaactgcttCAGCAACAATTCCGACAAGCTCAGCCGTAGCCTCAGACTCAGTCACAACCGCAACCTCAACCAACggttcaagcaccccaacaagtaggtccttatgggggttggcaaatggcgaactatgcgccctacCAAGCTCaatacatggagccaatctacgagcggtttcgtaagcagcacgctcctaactttgaagggacaaccgacaaCTTCGAGGtgaaagaatggctcaggaatgtagagccaatcCTAGTACACATGAATCTctgcaacgcggaccgcatatcctgcatttcttctcttctaaagaaggatgctagaatttggtgggaCTTAGTACAGCAGACTAAcaatgtcaccaccatgacatggactatatttgtggagctctttcacaagaagtattatAATTCTACAATCATCAACacaagggtagaagagttcacaaGTGTGGAGCAGGGCAACTAGACGGTagtagagtatgctcgtcagttcgatcgactagccaagtttgcaacAGGGTTGGTTCCAACAGACTTTTTGAGGGTCAcaaagttcgttagaggactcaaaccaaagattgagctaggagtctaGCTAGCAACTCTTGGAACCACTACTTATGTCGATGctctagaaatggctatagaagtagaaaggcttcaggaaaatgtcagtaaggaggaggccagcaagccTGAACCTAAGCAGGAAAATCAACCTCAGAACGGTCGGAACAACCACAATAGCcatcagcatagcaacaataatggctagaagagaaggcatcctgacaataagcagtccgacaatgataaaagagcacgggCAAATAATGGGGGCAATAGGTCGGgctatgtagaatacctgcagtgctttaagtgccaaaagaaacatcctggggagtgtcatgcaaacaccaagggatgttacaattgtggtcaagaAGGTCATCAGAAGagggaatgtccccagctcaagcaagaagagaaaaggaacaACAAGATGGTttcagccagagtctttgccttgaccaagGGAGAacctgaagctagtaacaaagtgctCACAAGTTAGATTCCTATCcttaataatatatgttcagtattatttgatttgggagcaacaaactcgtatatcttgttaggaatgatagagaaattagacaaaccttgtgaaatatttagaactaggtttgtaacagaatttccttcgggtgaagtagtcctatcatcacggatagtacgaggcgtaccgatcaaaattgaggatgtagaactagaaggagacctgatagagttagagatcaaagacttcgacgtgatactgggcatggattggctagcaaggaatggtgcaaccatcgactgcagacgtaagcaagtgacatTTGACACTCCTGAAGatcagagactatgttttatgggaaagattTCATGACTACGTACGCCGCTTATtccatctctcaaagctcaaaggattatagagaaaggatgtcacgcattcttagcaagcTTGATGGATGTGGTAAAGgcaacaccactaaaggttggagacatctgCATTATAAAAgtattcccagaagtatttcctgacgacttaccagggttgccacctaCTTGGGAAAATGACTTCATAATTGAACTAGTAtagggcaccgagcctatctcaaaggcaccataccggatgacaCCAACCAAACACAAGGAGTtgaagatgcagctacaagaactcttagacttgggtttcatcagaccaagccattcgccattgGGAGCCCTAGTTCTATTtgggaagaagaaggacggaagtatgcgggtGTGTATAGATTATCGAGAGTTTAATAAAGtgatgattaagaataagtactcgcTACCCCAGATTggcgacttgtttgatcaactctgaggagcgaccATGTTtttaagattgatttacggtctggttatcaccagctcaaggtacgggaagaggatattcccaagacatcttttagaactcgatatggacattacgagtttttagttatgtcttttggtcttaccaatgctccagccaaatttatggatttaatgaatcgggtcttcaaggaatACATGgaaaaattcgtcgtagtgttcatcgacgatattttggtataCACAAAGGACGAaatcgagcacgaggaacatttaagattgaccatgttgcgactaaaagagcatcaactttatgcaaatttcaagaagtgcgaattttggctttcgcaagtagcgtttcttggccacatagtatccaaggatggaattGTTGTAGATCTAGATAAACTAGAGGCTTTGAAGGAttagccaagacctaagaatgcatcagtggttagaagttttcttgggctagtaggctattatcggaggtttgtagaaggcttttctaagatagccacttcgcttaccaacctgacccagaaatagcaaaggttcaactggacagataaatgtgaagagagcttccagttgcttatggataagttatgctcagcaccattacttagtgtaccgacacccaacgacaagtttgtagtctactgtgatgtgtcgaagcaaggtttgggttgtgtgctgatgcagaatgacaaaataattgcctatgcctcaaggcagcggaaggaatatgagcaacactatccaacacacgatatggagttggcagcggtggtctttgcattgaaaatctggcgccactatctttatggagaacggtgtgagatttataaggaccgcaagagcttaaagtatttcttcacgcagaaggagctcaacatgaggcagcgcaggtggttggaactagtaaaggattatgactgcgaaatcctataccacccgggaaaagcaaacatggttgttgatgcgctaagtagaaagAGTTATGGGAATCTAACAGCAATATTCGAAATAGAAAGGCCGCTTCAGCAATAACTGATCAATGCcaaaatagaagtagtcattggtaaactggctaacttgtccatctagtcaaattttttagaagatatatggatcaAACacgggcatgatgacacattagtatctcacatagctgcagttaaagaaggcaaggccaaaaatttctctatatcagggcaggggttcttgagatataaggactgggtatgcgtgccgaatgatcatggaattaagatgaagattttcgaagaagcgcacaataccccatactcaggtcacccagggtcgaccaagatgactcacgaccttaaggcattgtattggtggccaggattgaagaaagatgtagcggagtatgtgtctaaatgcttagtatcccagaatggaagtgggaaaacatagccatggacttcgtgacagcaCTACCACGAACAAATtagcagcacgactcggcttgggtagtagaagatagactaaccaagtcagcccACTTCCTGCCCGTCAAGAATACGAACACAGTGgatcagtacgcagacatttatgttcaagaaatagtacgactgcttggaatccctaagaccatagtatctgatagaggatcggtgtttacatcgagattttgggaagcttgcagcaagctatgggtaccaagttaagtcttagtatgacatttcatcctcagtccgagcataccatacatattttagaggatatgttgcgcgcttgtgtactcaatttcggaggatcatggtgtaagtatttgccactaatagaattctcctacaacaatagctattagtcaatgatcgggatggcaccctatgagttactttatggaagaaggtgttgatcgccgttacattgggacgaggtaggagaaaggaaacttcttggacccgaagctgttagagaagctcaggatgtagtggcgttgattagaaagtgtatgctcactgctcaaagcTGACAGAAAAGTtttgc is a window of Humulus lupulus chromosome 4, drHumLupu1.1, whole genome shotgun sequence DNA encoding:
- the LOC133832646 gene encoding uncharacterized protein LOC133832646 is translated as MRHCVPEEEVHNILEHCHLGPYGGHFGGQRTVAKVFQSAYHPQTNGQAKISNREIKGILEKVLNPSRKDWSQRLEDALWAYRTTFKTPLRMSPYCLVFGKACHFPFELEHKAYWATKKLNMDLQAAGEARQYQLNELEEMRLFSYENAKLYKEKARD